A region of Gracilinanus agilis isolate LMUSP501 chromosome 3, AgileGrace, whole genome shotgun sequence DNA encodes the following proteins:
- the N6AMT1 gene encoding methyltransferase N6AMT1 isoform X1, which translates to MAGNCAPPRFPTPLHRHVGQGAFQEVYEPAEDTFLLLDALEAAAAELMGVEICLEIGSGSGIVSAFLASIIGPQALYMCTDINPKAADCTLETAQCNKVHIQPIITDLAKGLLPRLFSKVDLLVFNPPYVVTPSEEVGSHGIEAAWAGGRNGREVMDRFFPLAADLLSQEGSFYLVAIKENNPDEIMETMKKYGLHGITVLSRQAGGEILSVLKFNKC; encoded by the exons ATGGCGGGGAATTGCGCCCCGCCACGTTTTCCTACTCCGTTGCACCGGCACGTGGGGCAGGGTGCTTTCCAGGAGGTTTACGAACCGGCCGAAGATACATTTTTGTTGCTGGATGCATTGGAGGCAGCGGCCGCCGAGCTCATGGG AGTAGAGATATGCCTTGAAATAGGATCTGGATCTGGCATCGTGTCTGCATTCCTGGCTTCAATTATTGGCCCTCAGGCTTTGTATAT GTGTACCGATATCAACCCCAAAGCAGCTGACTGTACCTTGGAGACAGCACAATGTAACAAAGTTCATATTCAGCCAATAATTACAGATTTG GCCAAAGGATTGCTACCAAGGTTATTCAGCAAAGTCGATCTTCTGGTATTTAATCCACCCTATGTGGTAACACCTTCTGAAGAG GTAGGAAGTCACGGAATAGAGGCAGCGTGGGCTGGTGGCAGAAATGGTAGAGAAGTCATGGACAGATTCTTCCCTTTGGCTGCAGACCTACTATCACAAGAAGGATCTTTCTACTTAGTTGCCATTAAAGAAAACAACCCAG atgaaattatggaaacaatgaagaaatatggtTTACACGGCATAACCGTACTTTCTAGACAAGCAGGAGGAGAAATTCTTTCAGTTCTCAAGTTCAACAAGTGCTAA
- the N6AMT1 gene encoding methyltransferase N6AMT1 isoform X2, translating into MAGNCAPPRFPTPLHRHVGQGAFQEVYEPAEDTFLLLDALEAAAAELMGVEICLEIGSGSGIVSAFLASIIGPQALYMCTDINPKAADCTLETAQCNKVHIQPIITDLVGSHGIEAAWAGGRNGREVMDRFFPLAADLLSQEGSFYLVAIKENNPDEIMETMKKYGLHGITVLSRQAGGEILSVLKFNKC; encoded by the exons ATGGCGGGGAATTGCGCCCCGCCACGTTTTCCTACTCCGTTGCACCGGCACGTGGGGCAGGGTGCTTTCCAGGAGGTTTACGAACCGGCCGAAGATACATTTTTGTTGCTGGATGCATTGGAGGCAGCGGCCGCCGAGCTCATGGG AGTAGAGATATGCCTTGAAATAGGATCTGGATCTGGCATCGTGTCTGCATTCCTGGCTTCAATTATTGGCCCTCAGGCTTTGTATAT GTGTACCGATATCAACCCCAAAGCAGCTGACTGTACCTTGGAGACAGCACAATGTAACAAAGTTCATATTCAGCCAATAATTACAGATTTG GTAGGAAGTCACGGAATAGAGGCAGCGTGGGCTGGTGGCAGAAATGGTAGAGAAGTCATGGACAGATTCTTCCCTTTGGCTGCAGACCTACTATCACAAGAAGGATCTTTCTACTTAGTTGCCATTAAAGAAAACAACCCAG atgaaattatggaaacaatgaagaaatatggtTTACACGGCATAACCGTACTTTCTAGACAAGCAGGAGGAGAAATTCTTTCAGTTCTCAAGTTCAACAAGTGCTAA